The sequence ATAGCACTATTTTCCAACTACGCGCATGCATTGCAAAGTTAACCACAATTTCCAAGTGTGCCAATTTTTGCGTAGACAATGGTAAACATAACCACCACATACCTGGAAGAAAGTACCATAAAAGATTTTTGCAAAAACCAAGCTCTCCCAAAACGTAGAGAGGGGAGAAGAAAATGAATGCGAATTGTGCTTGCAGCAAAGATCATGGCAGGATGGTTCATTTATATCACACTTAAACCTTGAAAACTATAGGTATAAATAAAGAGTTGCATCTGTACCAGGATAACTAATAAACAGAAAGTACCTGTAACAACAACTCTACGTAGTGGTAAAAGAGGAGGTGGGTCAAAGGGACTGGGAGAGAAAAGGCGACGGAACTGCGTGACTGAACCCACCAGTTTATTACATTTCTGTCGGGACAACGCCATTACTTTAAAGACCTACAGTGTAACAACAGAAACTGTGACAGTATATAACGAAGCAAAAAGGATCATACTTGCAAATGAATAGAGTTATTGAAACCCAAAACAAGATAATTGTGTTTCGGCAAGTTTATGCTTTCTGAAACTCCAGATTTACAACAAATAAAGTTTATGCTTTCTGAAGCTCGAAATTCACCACACAGATTAAATTAACGAAAAGCTACATTGGCCATGAATGCGGGTGATTATTTGTCTGAAAACAACAAAGAATCGTTGAGGTATTTTCTCTAATTGATTCTGCGTATCAAAAGCAAGTACGTTTACATTATACAACAACTGAAATAGAATTCAAAGACCGTTGTATGAAACATTACCTCAATCGCAGAACAAATTGAACTCTGTTCTAACCTTTGGTTGTCGTGAGGTTTCCACTGACAAAAtacttatttataataaaaatataaatatttataattattgtatgtcattgtataattataattttaataacatGTGAATTTTCAACGTTTGAAAAATGATTATATtagatatatttatattttatgtggGCAATACATAATTTGCATATAAATAATTTGTCGATAATGGGTAAGATAATAATTTGAATTGTTAATTTGTTTTgtggataataataataaaatcattcgaAAAATAGCCGCAAATCCGTTGATATTATAACATATTAGGTGTTTGTTCTGAAATTTATGGGCGTGCCTGTCATATAAGAGAAGCACGGAATTTGAATGTGAAAAACGATAATCTAATTTCTAATTATCAAACGATGTGAATACTCGATTTAGGAGTTGATTATAAACTCCTCGATTCGATGCGACAGTCACGAATAAACAGAtggaaaagtgaaaaaaaaaaatatatctaacATAAACACATAACTAAGCCATTGAGAATTGAAACAAACATATTTTGATAATGGAAACTAATAAGGGCACAAAAGCAGATGCTTTTTAGTACTTTCAACATTTTATCCAAATCATTTCAGGAAAACCTCAAACTAAAAAAATGTCTAGAGTTTGGCACAATGATACACCAAAGGGAGTGAATTCAGTAGTAATTGACAACCATAATCAAGGAAAAACAGAGGTGGTGAGGTGATAATAACAGCACAACTTTTATCTCAATAGAAACTAGTGCATCGACGCACGcacttgtacaatatttttttttataattcatatagtttaaatttaaatgaggatcaaaatataattataagaaatagtNgtttcatattttaatatattattctaagataaatatatttttttaaaaaataaaaaatgtgcgCCTTGCTACGGTAAGGCGCGCACCTTGCGCCCCCTCAGGCTCCAGAGCCTTGTGCGCCTCGATGCGCCTTACGCCCTTGACAAGCTTCAGAAATATTTCGTTGTGGAGTATAACAACACTTGAATATTAGTCATGAATGGACATAATACAGAATCCCATGCCATTAGCTTGTAGTGAACATGATGTTTGTTTGTCAAGAGGACTAGACTAAAGTAATTGCTTTGTTCTGAATTGTTATTTAGAAAGCTGATACATGGAGTAATTTGATATACattaactttaatttttttcactTGATGTGCTTGATCTAATAGAAAAAGTATCAGGTATTGATTATTTACTTCTAAAACTTTCGTATATCTTTTTTTAGATGTTCAGTCAATTTTTGTAGACAAATAGGTCTATCATTCGCTTTGTACATGCTTTTCAAGGTTCTAACCAAAGACACCATTTGCATCAAAATTAACTTATCAGCTAACATTATTGtctttattaaatttttgagtTCCATTGGTTGGTCACGGCCAATGGGTCATACAGATCGTGTTTTTTGTTTTGGGATTTTAGATGCTGTGTTTTGAGCTTTCCACTCATCTGAGCATCAAATGACCATCACTTCGTTAACAACCTAAGGTAATTTCAAGCAAAATTATATTTCTGTTCGGGGAGGGACGCCTGAGGCATTTTCAAGCAGTCAAAGGATTCAAGGTACTTGACAATAGATGGCTCAATCAGTCGACTGATAATTACCTGCAGAATCCTGCTATCGACAAAGCATCGATGCTAGATTCTGTTCCCCCAGCAACCATGACATCAACATCTCCAAATTGAATCATCCTTGCAGCATCTCCAATAGAATGTGCCCCAGTAGCACAAGCTGTCACTGCAGCATGATTTGGTCCCTAGATTCAAAATCAAGACTAAAACATGCAATTGTGTCTTATATTTCACAGGAAGTTTTTCTTcaaatcattaaataattataaatggaTGTCAAAgaccaaataatatatatagacacTTTTTTCCCTCTTATACTCTGTCATTTGTCAACCTTTTATAAAAAGTGTGGACATACTACTATTATATGTTTATTCGCTATTATCTGCAAGTTTTGCCATCAATTTAATAACCGGCTTCAACATGTttcttgattaaaaaaaaattaaagcaatTCAAACATCAATGTTAAGGGATTACAATTCAATCTCGACCATTTAACTATAAATAAGTAGCAAGATAAATCCAGAACCATAAATGTTATCATCATCATCTTTATTTCCCATGATTCTCCACACATCCAACAAAGAAATGTCCTCTTATGCCCTCCCTATGGTTTCAAGATAATAGAATTATGTTAACTGAATACCTGGAATCCATATTTTATGCTCACATGACCAGCAGCCATATTGATTAGTATCCTCGGGATAAAAAATGGACTGAGTCGCCGTAGGCGCTGCAAGCGAAAGAAAAAGTAAGGACGTGTGCTAGTGAGCCAGCACTTTTTGGTGTATGTCAAAACAAGTTCGCAAGAATGAGATTCAGACTAGAGAAAAGTATGTTGATTGGGTTAAGATCGCAAAGTTTCTACAAATTTTTAAGGACTAATTTCAAATCATCAGGTCACGTGATTTGTGGAGATTCATTCTTGTAGCAAATATTACGGCAAATATAGACGCTCTCTTTCTTAACCAAAATTTAACCGGTGGCACGTTCAAGCTATATATAAAAACTTCTAGATTACAAAACagtgagatattagacatcacAAGCTCACAAGTTGGCACATTCAAGCCATATACAGAAGCTTCTAGAAGACAAAACAATTCTATACCCAGCATTACAAGTTCACAAGTTGGTCAAAGGCATCCAATTATAAGACCAAGATGCTATGCTGGTTCCAATGAGTGAAAGATAAGATCAGAATATAAAAGCAATATTGAATATAATTCAGAACAAAAGAAGATGCAATATGAAGGAATGCTATTTTTATATATTCCTTTACACTTGATCATATTCAGTCTTTACCAGAGTCATCCGCACTTGCTCAATgcttaaacaattatttttaatcaagATTGTTGAGTCATTATCGGCTTTAACAGTTAAAGTACAGTTTATTTATCAAGGAATAATCTTgcaaattgcttaattaaaattctaaatGGTCTGCCCCCCCCCACCCCCTATAGACCATTATATCTGAATATTGGGACAGcaaaaaaatgttttctaaCCCAAACCTATCTTGATAGAAAATAGAGCGAAATTGGTGGAGCAAGTTCTCGCTAGGGTTCAGTGAATTGCAAATTCTAGAGCTTCAGAAACAATTATAAGTTACTGAGAATAATGGTTACGTCAAACAGAAAGTCGATCCACCTTATCACAGATCATTCTTGAAGCATCCAAAATATCACTGACGCTGCCAGTTCCAGCACCTATGGAAACACCCTGATGGTCTTGAAGTCAGAAACGAGTAAGCaccacaaaatccaaaattATTCCAATCTTCATCATTATAGATAACAAATTACCGTTCTTTCTTTCTCATCCTGCTCACTCGGCATCCAATTTGCATCTCTAAGAGCCTCATCAGCTGCACATAATGCATATCCTATAAACCTTGCAATCGATCTATGGTCCTGTGAGTGAGTAAATATAGAATCTAAAAATTCAACATTGTTATGGCTCATGAGAACAGTCAAATATTCAAAACAAAATGACAAAGGAACTATCTGATTTCCGGGCACACTTCATTATTATTTAGATAGATGAGGCTAAAAGGTATTCAAGCATAATGAGTTACCTTGTTTCGAACATTTATGTTCTTATGGTCCTGCCGAActacaaaatttatttgaatgaTGTAATGACCTGATGGCTTGTTGGGTGACACTTACTCTATTATTCCATGGCTCCGGACGTCCTTTGCCTATTTACAAATTTTCATTGTTTCTCTAGTATAACAAATGGTTCATCATAAAGTAGATTGCTAGCACATGAAATCAACCTCTTCACTGCCAATTACATTAAGAAGAAAACTTCTAGCAATATATTTCATTAAGGACGTTTTCTTATGAGAAAATCAATATTTGCATCAAAGAAAATAATTCTTGCCCAAatgaagatttatttttttcccaaccaGCTGATTTGTGATTTAAATATTCTGATTCAAGAGATCAACTAGTATCAGAGCTaaaccaaaaaataatttggaagtACTACCTTAGAGTTAAGCCACAGCTCTTCGTTGAATTCATCTGAGTTGGTTCCACATGGTACAATCGCAGCAATTTTGGAAGCCAATTGATCAAAGGTATGCAATTGTGTCTCTCTGTCAAAGCCATTCATCTTTAGATCTTCAATTGTTATTGCCTTAATTCCACAATCCCCTTTTATTAATCGCTTCCAAGTAGTTTCCACACCACAACCCAAAGGTGTAACCATTCCTAAACCTAAAATCATTCACTATCTTTACTTTATTACGAAATCAGCaagtagaaaaataaattaatggtTAATTTTATAATAGAAATATGAAAAGGAATACTTGGATACCTGTTTAAATGCAATGACTAAATATAAGAATCGGCccattaaatgatttttatggtGTGCAATAGGATGTTATATGAATCTATTAATAAGAATTATCAACCTCATAGCACTATTTTCCAACTACGCGCATGCATTGCAAAGTTAACCACAATTTCCAAGTGTGCCAATTTT comes from Primulina huaijiensis isolate GDHJ02 chromosome 5, ASM1229523v2, whole genome shotgun sequence and encodes:
- the LOC140976951 gene encoding 3-oxoacyl-[acyl-carrier-protein] synthase, mitochondrial-like isoform X2, with amino-acid sequence MILGLGMVTPLGCGVETTWKRLIKGDCGIKAITIEDLKMNGFDRETQLHTFDQLASKIAAIVPCGTNSDEFNEELWLNSKDHRSIARFIGYALCAADEALRDANWMPSEQDEKERTGVSIGAGTGSVSDILDASRMICDKRLRRLSPFFIPRILINMAAGHVSIKYGFQGPNHAAVTACATGAHSIGDAARMIQFGDVDVMVAGGTESSIDALSIAGFCR
- the LOC140976951 gene encoding 3-oxoacyl-[acyl-carrier-protein] synthase, mitochondrial-like isoform X4; its protein translation is MALSRQKCNKLVGSVTQFRRLFSPSPFDPPPLLPLRRVVVTGLGMVTPLGCGVETTWKRLIKGDCGIKAITIEDLKMNGFDRETQLHTFDQLASKIAAIVPCGTNSDEFNEELWLNSKDHRSIARFIGYALCAADEALRDANWMPSEQDEKERTGVSIGAGTGSVSDILDASRMICDKRLRRLSPFFIPRILINMAAGHVSIKYGFQ
- the LOC140976951 gene encoding 3-oxoacyl-[acyl-carrier-protein] synthase, mitochondrial-like isoform X3; protein product: MALSRQKCNKLVGSVTQFRRLFSPSPFDPPPLLPLRRVVVTGLGMVTPLGCGVETTWKRLIKGDCGIKAITIEDLKMNGFDRETQLHTFDQLASKIAAIVPCGTNSDEFNEELWLNSKDHRSIARFIGYALCAADEALRDANWMPSEQDEKERTGVSIGAGTGSVSDILDASRMICDKRLRRLSPFFIPRILINMAAGHVSIKYGFQS
- the LOC140976951 gene encoding 3-oxoacyl-[acyl-carrier-protein] synthase, mitochondrial-like isoform X1; translation: MALSRQKCNKLVGSVTQFRRLFSPSPFDPPPLLPLRRVVVTGLGMVTPLGCGVETTWKRLIKGDCGIKAITIEDLKMNGFDRETQLHTFDQLASKIAAIVPCGTNSDEFNEELWLNSKDHRSIARFIGYALCAADEALRDANWMPSEQDEKERTGVSIGAGTGSVSDILDASRMICDKRLRRLSPFFIPRILINMAAGHVSIKYGFQGPNHAAVTACATGAHSIGDAARMIQFGDVDVMVAGGTESSIDALSIAGFCR